From a region of the Bradyrhizobium sp. KBS0727 genome:
- a CDS encoding NADPH:quinone oxidoreductase family protein, with translation MKAILCSQYCQPDDLVLADVPDPVAEPGQAVIAIKSAALNFFDILMIQGKYQIKPPFPFSPAAEVAGVIESVGAGVTDLKVGDRVVASCGHNGAREKIALPANTIVKIPDNLDFDRAAGIIIIYGTALHALEDRASPKPGETLAVLGAAGGTGLAACELGKLMGLKVIACASSDEKLEFAKAHGAELTLNYTKEDLKEGLKRLTGGKGVDIIFDPVGGGYAEAALRAIAWEGRFLVIGFAAGDIPKMPLNLALLKGCDIRGVFWGAWTKLNPEKNRANLEKLVKWTAEGKISSHVDRTFPLAQTAEALKVLAGRQAMGKVILHP, from the coding sequence ATGAAAGCCATTCTCTGCTCGCAATATTGCCAACCCGACGATCTCGTGCTGGCCGACGTGCCCGATCCCGTCGCCGAGCCGGGCCAGGCCGTGATCGCGATCAAATCCGCCGCGCTGAATTTCTTCGACATCCTGATGATCCAGGGCAAGTACCAGATCAAACCGCCGTTCCCGTTCTCGCCGGCCGCCGAAGTCGCGGGCGTGATCGAAAGCGTCGGCGCCGGGGTTACCGACCTGAAGGTCGGCGATCGCGTGGTGGCTTCCTGCGGCCACAACGGCGCGCGCGAAAAGATCGCGCTTCCGGCGAATACGATCGTGAAGATTCCGGACAATCTGGATTTCGATCGCGCCGCCGGAATCATCATCATCTACGGCACGGCGCTGCACGCGCTGGAAGATCGCGCCAGCCCGAAGCCCGGCGAGACGCTGGCGGTGCTGGGCGCTGCCGGCGGTACCGGCCTCGCCGCCTGCGAACTCGGCAAACTGATGGGCCTGAAGGTGATCGCCTGCGCGTCCTCGGACGAAAAGCTCGAATTCGCCAAGGCGCACGGCGCCGAGCTGACGCTGAACTACACCAAGGAAGACCTGAAGGAAGGCCTGAAGCGGCTGACCGGCGGCAAGGGTGTCGACATTATTTTCGATCCGGTCGGCGGCGGCTATGCCGAAGCCGCGTTGCGCGCCATCGCATGGGAAGGTCGCTTCCTGGTGATCGGTTTTGCCGCCGGCGACATTCCGAAGATGCCGCTCAACCTGGCACTACTCAAGGGCTGCGATATCCGCGGCGTATTCTGGGGCGCATGGACCAAGCTCAACCCGGAAAAGAACCGCGCCAATCTGGAGAAGCTCGTGAAGTGGACGGCGGAAGGCAAGATCTCCTCGCATGTCGACCGCACCTTCCCGCTGGCGCAAACCGCCGAGGCGCTGAAAGTCCTCGCCGGCCGGCAGGCGATGGGCAAGGTGATCCTGCATCCCTGA
- a CDS encoding SDR family oxidoreductase encodes MFEKGLLAGKRILVTGGGSGLGAAMGRRFVELGAELIICGRRLELLEATAAQMRSEIGGKVSVARCDIRDGAAVDAMMDTVWGEAPIDVLVNNAAATFIAQTEHLSFRAADAILAPTLHGTMYCTLAAGKRWIEGKHKGVVLSILSTSTITGRAFTVPSAMAKTAVLAMTRSLAVEWGPKGIRTVAIAPGAFPTPGAAGQLRPEGRDESWAHRNPLGRAGEHSELANLASFLISDQAGYINGEMVVQDGGSHLRSSGAEDLLQWTEAQWEKQRAGRAGG; translated from the coding sequence ATGTTTGAAAAAGGCCTGCTGGCGGGGAAGCGGATTTTGGTCACCGGCGGCGGCTCCGGGCTCGGGGCCGCGATGGGGCGCCGCTTCGTCGAACTCGGCGCCGAGCTGATCATTTGCGGCCGCCGGCTCGAACTGCTGGAGGCGACCGCGGCGCAGATGCGCAGCGAAATCGGCGGCAAGGTTTCGGTGGCGCGATGCGATATCCGCGACGGCGCCGCGGTCGACGCCATGATGGATACGGTCTGGGGCGAGGCGCCAATTGACGTGCTGGTCAACAACGCCGCCGCGACCTTCATCGCGCAGACCGAACATTTGTCGTTCCGGGCCGCGGATGCGATCCTGGCGCCGACGCTGCATGGCACGATGTATTGCACGCTTGCCGCCGGCAAGCGCTGGATCGAGGGCAAGCACAAGGGCGTGGTGCTGAGCATTCTGTCGACCTCGACCATCACCGGGCGGGCCTTCACGGTGCCGTCGGCGATGGCAAAGACCGCCGTGCTGGCGATGACCAGGAGCCTTGCGGTGGAATGGGGCCCGAAGGGCATCCGCACGGTCGCGATCGCGCCGGGAGCCTTTCCGACGCCGGGCGCGGCGGGCCAGTTGCGGCCGGAGGGCCGCGACGAAAGCTGGGCGCATCGCAATCCGCTCGGTCGCGCCGGTGAACACAGCGAACTCGCCAATCTGGCGAGCTTCCTGATTTCCGACCAGGCCGGCTACATCAATGGCGAGATGGTGGTGCAGGACGGCGGCTCGCATTTGCGCAGTTCCGGCGCGGAGGATCTGCTGCAATGGACCGAAGCGCAGTGGGAGAAGCAGCGCGCCGGCCGCGCCGGTGGCTGA